The proteins below come from a single Streptomyces spongiicola genomic window:
- the secD gene encoding protein translocase subunit SecD, with the protein MTRTTVVRAVLAVLVLLASLFVVLTQSPRLGLDLQGGTRMVLETRDTAAAQADAATTDRTIEVLRQRIDALGVAEPVLARSGENRIVVELPDVQDPRRAAEVLGRTAQLAIHPVEEPPEEGTAEEGTAGRRVLPDEQGRPVALGAAALSGAGVQDAEARFDPQQGTGWHVALDFRGDAARDWAALTGRAACHPVGDDRRRVAIVLDDKVISSPQVDPSVGCGSGIASGATRITGAFDAAEARELALLIKGGALPVPVETVDQRIVGPTLGAAAISASAQAAAVGVSLTALFVTFVYRLFGALAAVALAAYGVISYAALVALGVTLTLPGLAGFVLAIGMAVDANVLVLERAREEYQNRSRRSPRSLRSTMSTASRKAWTAVADANATTLLAAGLLFLLGSGPVKGFGVTLAIGVAVSMFSALVVARALTDVAARFPFVDRFRTVSGVGAPGRVRTFLTRRRPRPMRTPRRWLTVSAVLVAVAVTGILVRGLNLGVEFTGGRLVEYATTRTVDADTARSAVAQAGFPDAEVTTADGRDVSVRGAGIDDDGVAAIGDALAGEGGGTATKLRDELIGPSMGEELRRNAMIALGIAVVAQLVYLTARFRWTFAAGCVVALVHDVVVVVGAFAWLGRPVDGVFLAALLTVVGYSVNDSVVVFDRVRELWRREPRGALPALADSAVLQTVPRTVNTGAGALFILAALAVLGDGALADFAIALIVGVCVGTYSSVLTAVPVALLLEAGRPAPAAAGRPRTGAPRRTARDNGAVV; encoded by the coding sequence ATGACTCGCACCACCGTGGTGCGGGCAGTTCTCGCCGTGCTCGTACTGCTCGCATCCCTCTTCGTCGTACTCACCCAGTCCCCCAGACTCGGTCTGGATCTCCAGGGCGGCACCCGTATGGTGCTGGAGACCCGTGACACCGCCGCCGCGCAGGCGGACGCCGCCACCACCGATCGCACCATCGAGGTACTGCGGCAGCGCATCGACGCGCTGGGCGTCGCGGAGCCGGTCCTGGCCCGCTCCGGCGAGAACCGCATCGTCGTGGAACTGCCGGACGTCCAGGACCCGCGCCGTGCCGCCGAGGTCCTCGGCCGCACGGCCCAGCTGGCCATCCATCCCGTCGAGGAACCCCCCGAGGAGGGGACGGCCGAGGAGGGGACGGCCGGGCGGCGGGTGCTGCCCGACGAGCAGGGGAGACCGGTCGCCCTCGGCGCCGCGGCACTGTCCGGAGCCGGCGTGCAGGACGCGGAGGCCCGGTTCGACCCACAGCAGGGCACGGGCTGGCATGTGGCCCTGGACTTCCGGGGGGACGCGGCGCGCGACTGGGCCGCACTGACCGGGCGGGCCGCCTGCCACCCGGTGGGGGACGACCGGCGCCGGGTCGCGATCGTGCTCGACGACAAGGTGATCTCGTCGCCGCAGGTCGATCCTTCGGTCGGCTGCGGCTCCGGGATCGCCTCCGGTGCCACCCGGATCACCGGTGCGTTCGACGCGGCGGAGGCCAGGGAACTGGCCCTGCTCATCAAGGGCGGTGCGCTGCCGGTGCCGGTGGAGACCGTCGATCAGCGCATCGTGGGGCCGACGCTCGGCGCGGCGGCGATCAGCGCGAGTGCCCAGGCCGCCGCCGTGGGGGTGTCGCTCACGGCGCTGTTCGTCACGTTCGTCTACCGGCTCTTCGGCGCCCTGGCCGCCGTGGCGCTGGCCGCCTACGGAGTGATCTCGTACGCCGCCCTGGTGGCCCTCGGCGTCACGCTGACCCTGCCCGGACTGGCCGGATTCGTGCTCGCGATCGGCATGGCCGTGGACGCGAACGTGCTCGTCCTCGAACGGGCCAGGGAGGAGTACCAGAACCGGTCGCGCCGGTCGCCGCGGTCGCTGCGCAGCACCATGTCGACGGCCTCCCGCAAGGCGTGGACCGCGGTGGCCGACGCGAACGCGACCACGCTCCTCGCGGCGGGGCTGCTCTTCCTGCTGGGCTCGGGGCCGGTGAAGGGCTTCGGTGTCACACTGGCGATCGGCGTCGCCGTCTCGATGTTCTCGGCGCTGGTCGTCGCGCGGGCGCTGACCGACGTGGCCGCGCGGTTCCCGTTCGTCGACCGTTTCCGCACGGTCAGCGGCGTGGGGGCTCCGGGCCGGGTCAGGACGTTCCTCACCCGCCGCCGGCCGCGGCCCATGCGCACCCCCCGGCGCTGGCTGACGGTGTCGGCCGTGCTGGTCGCGGTGGCCGTCACGGGCATCCTGGTACGCGGGCTGAACCTGGGGGTCGAGTTCACCGGCGGCCGGCTGGTCGAGTACGCGACCACTCGGACGGTGGACGCCGACACGGCCCGGTCGGCCGTGGCGCAGGCGGGCTTCCCCGACGCGGAGGTGACCACCGCCGACGGCCGGGACGTCTCCGTGCGGGGGGCGGGCATCGACGACGACGGGGTGGCCGCGATCGGCGACGCGCTCGCCGGGGAGGGCGGAGGCACCGCGACGAAGCTCCGCGACGAGCTGATCGGCCCCAGCATGGGCGAGGAACTGCGGCGCAACGCCATGATCGCCCTGGGCATCGCGGTGGTCGCGCAACTGGTCTATCTGACCGCGCGGTTCCGCTGGACGTTCGCGGCGGGCTGCGTGGTGGCGCTGGTGCACGACGTGGTCGTCGTGGTCGGCGCCTTCGCCTGGCTGGGCCGACCGGTGGACGGCGTGTTCCTCGCGGCGCTGCTCACGGTCGTCGGCTACTCGGTCAACGACTCGGTCGTGGTGTTCGACCGGGTCAGAGAGCTGTGGCGGAGAGAGCCGCGCGGTGCGCTGCCGGCCCTCGCGGACTCGGCGGTACTTCAGACGGTGCCGCGCACGGTGAACACGGGCGCGGGAGCCCTCTTCATCCTCGCCGCCCTGGCGGTGCTCGGCGACGGCGCCCTCGCGGACTTCGCGATCGCGCTGATCGTCGGGGTGTGTGTCGGCACGTACTCCTCCGTGCTCACCGCCGTTCCGGTGGCGCTGCTCCTCGAGGCTGGCCGGCCCGCGCCCGCCGCCGCGGGCCGCCCGCGCACCGGCGCGCCCCGCCGCACCGCACGGGACAACGGCGCGGTGGTCTGA
- a CDS encoding sensor domain-containing protein has protein sequence MPLITRTALRRGGALALAAAALLTGCTSSGDRESSASPTGKPLAGPEKAGAGMAVLRGDTIRKALVTDTELRSYQAQEISPPSTRPTADREECRPLADMTASGTARTPEAADFAGRSFVSTATPGLTTTVSLFSYEGDDARRTFADVRKALATCGAGFTTTGNTGGSAVKYVAVKAEEAPEGGDEAVSWRMTGTAQGSSMPMQITAVRQGRNVAVFFTLNLLDPKKADLPEDLHGRQTAKLAKAIESAGTS, from the coding sequence ATGCCCCTCATCACACGCACGGCCCTCCGGCGGGGCGGCGCGCTCGCGCTCGCCGCCGCCGCGCTGCTGACCGGCTGCACCTCCTCCGGCGACCGTGAGAGCTCCGCCTCCCCGACCGGCAAGCCGCTCGCCGGACCGGAGAAGGCGGGCGCCGGCATGGCCGTGCTCCGCGGCGACACGATCAGGAAGGCTCTCGTCACCGACACCGAACTGCGCTCGTACCAGGCCCAGGAGATCAGCCCGCCCAGCACGCGGCCCACCGCCGACCGGGAGGAGTGCCGGCCTCTCGCCGACATGACCGCTTCGGGTACGGCCCGCACCCCGGAAGCCGCCGACTTCGCCGGCCGCTCCTTCGTCTCCACGGCCACACCCGGCCTCACCACCACCGTCAGCCTCTTCTCCTACGAGGGCGACGACGCGAGGCGCACCTTCGCGGACGTCCGCAAGGCACTCGCCACCTGCGGCGCCGGATTCACCACCACGGGCAACACCGGCGGTTCCGCGGTGAAGTACGTGGCGGTGAAGGCCGAGGAAGCCCCCGAGGGCGGCGACGAGGCCGTCTCCTGGAGGATGACCGGCACCGCACAGGGTTCGTCGATGCCCATGCAGATCACCGCCGTCCGGCAGGGCCGCAACGTGGCGGTGTTCTTCACGCTCAACCTCCTCGACCCGAAGAAGGCCGACCTCCCCGAGGACCTGCACGGCCGTCAGACCGCCAAGCTGGCGAAGGCGATCGAGTCGGCCGGCACCTCCTGA
- a CDS encoding class II fructose-bisphosphate aldolase, giving the protein MPLAETGTLVAAAAAGRRAVAAFNIITLEHAEAVVTGAESAGSPVVLQISENAVKYRHGRVRPLARAAAEAAAEAGVPVALHLDHVTSARLLREAADAGFSSVMYDAAHLPYAENLAATRSAADWAHANGLWIEAELGEVGGKDGVPPLDAHAPGARTDPEEARAFVEGTGVDALAVAIGSSHAMTARTATLDHGLLARLAGVLPVPLVLHGSSGVPDGELTAAVTGGIAKVNIGTALNLAMTSAIRDYLAANADAVDSRKYLSLGRRAMAETVTALIGVLRDAGEPAPVG; this is encoded by the coding sequence GTGCCACTCGCCGAGACCGGAACGCTCGTCGCCGCGGCCGCCGCCGGACGCCGTGCCGTCGCCGCCTTCAACATCATCACGCTGGAGCACGCCGAAGCCGTCGTCACCGGTGCGGAGAGCGCCGGTTCCCCCGTCGTCCTGCAGATCAGCGAGAACGCGGTGAAATACCGCCACGGCCGGGTCCGGCCGCTGGCCAGGGCCGCCGCCGAGGCGGCGGCGGAGGCCGGGGTGCCCGTCGCCCTCCACCTCGACCACGTCACGAGCGCCCGGCTGCTGCGCGAGGCGGCCGACGCCGGGTTCAGCTCGGTCATGTACGACGCCGCTCACCTGCCGTACGCGGAGAACCTCGCCGCGACCCGGTCCGCCGCCGACTGGGCACACGCCAACGGACTCTGGATCGAGGCCGAACTGGGTGAGGTGGGCGGCAAGGACGGCGTCCCGCCGCTCGACGCCCACGCACCCGGCGCGCGCACCGACCCCGAGGAGGCACGGGCGTTCGTCGAGGGGACCGGGGTCGACGCTCTCGCGGTCGCCATCGGCAGCTCGCACGCGATGACCGCCCGTACGGCGACGCTCGACCATGGGCTCCTGGCCCGGCTCGCCGGGGTGCTGCCGGTACCGCTGGTGCTGCACGGCTCGTCCGGCGTACCGGACGGGGAACTGACGGCCGCCGTCACCGGAGGCATCGCCAAGGTCAACATCGGCACGGCCCTGAACCTCGCCATGACCAGCGCCATCCGGGACTACCTGGCCGCGAACGCGGACGCCGTGGACTCGCGGAAGTACCTGTCCCTCGGGCGCCGTGCGATGGCCGAGACCGTCACCGCGCTGATCGGCGTCCTGCGCGACGCGGGGGAACCCGCACCGGTCGGATAG
- a CDS encoding SIS domain-containing protein: protein MSHVAQELASQPHCWIRAAELAAAEGGALPAAGERVAFVGCGTSLFMGQAAAALREGAGQGETDAFAASEFPAGRPYDRVVALTRSGTTTEVLELLGRLRGRTRTTAITADPATPVMTAADEAVVLDFADERSVVQTRFATTALTLLRAHWGLHTGAVLDDCAEALAEPLPERLTACSQFTFLGRGWTVGLANEAALKVREASASWAEAYPAMEYRHGPISVTTRGTATWMIGDAPAGLAEEVRTTGGMWVAGGLDPLAELVRAQRLAVALAGVRGLDPDSPRHLTRSVILSGA from the coding sequence ATGAGCCATGTCGCGCAGGAGCTGGCGAGCCAGCCGCACTGCTGGATCCGGGCCGCGGAACTCGCCGCGGCCGAGGGAGGGGCACTCCCGGCCGCCGGGGAGCGGGTGGCGTTCGTCGGCTGCGGCACCTCCCTGTTCATGGGCCAGGCGGCCGCGGCCCTGCGCGAGGGCGCGGGGCAGGGCGAGACGGACGCCTTCGCCGCCTCCGAGTTCCCCGCCGGCCGCCCCTACGACCGGGTGGTCGCCCTCACCCGCTCGGGTACCACCACCGAGGTACTCGAGCTCCTCGGCCGGCTGCGCGGACGCACCCGTACCACGGCGATCACCGCGGACCCCGCCACGCCGGTCATGACCGCGGCAGACGAGGCGGTGGTCCTGGACTTCGCCGACGAGAGGTCCGTGGTCCAGACGCGGTTCGCGACCACGGCCCTCACCCTGCTGCGTGCCCACTGGGGCCTGCACACCGGCGCCGTCCTCGACGACTGCGCGGAGGCGCTCGCCGAACCGCTTCCCGAACGGCTCACCGCCTGCTCGCAGTTCACCTTCCTCGGCCGCGGCTGGACGGTGGGCCTCGCCAACGAGGCCGCGCTCAAGGTGCGCGAGGCGTCGGCGTCCTGGGCCGAGGCGTACCCGGCCATGGAGTACCGGCACGGCCCCATCAGCGTCACCACCCGCGGTACCGCCACCTGGATGATCGGCGACGCGCCCGCCGGGCTCGCCGAGGAGGTCCGCACCACCGGCGGGATGTGGGTCGCCGGCGGACTCGACCCGCTCGCCGAGCTGGTCCGCGCCCAGCGTCTCGCGGTCGCCCTCGCCGGGGTACGCGGCCTGGACCCGGACAGCCCCCGGCACCTCACCCGCTCCGTGATCCTGTCCGGAGCCTGA
- a CDS encoding DeoR/GlpR family DNA-binding transcription regulator, translated as MSRDARWKALLELLVEQGRLDVEEAAAALDVSAATIRRDLDRLAEQQMLVRTRGGAVVHGVSYELPLRYKASRHAARKQRISAAVAALISPGEAVGLTGGTTTTEVARALAARPDLASGSPALTIVTNALNIANELAIRPQFKIVVTGGVARPQSFELIGPLADGVLGQIALDVAVLGVNAFDAVHGAAAHDEDEAAINRLLCERARRVVVAADSTKLGARAFARICATERVDTLVTDSAAADRTAAAFTEAGVRVVRA; from the coding sequence ATGTCGCGCGACGCCCGCTGGAAGGCGCTGCTGGAACTCCTGGTGGAGCAGGGCCGGCTGGACGTCGAGGAGGCGGCGGCGGCACTGGACGTCTCGGCCGCGACGATCCGGCGCGACCTCGACCGGCTGGCCGAGCAGCAGATGCTCGTACGCACCCGCGGGGGCGCTGTCGTGCACGGCGTGTCGTACGAACTGCCGCTGCGCTACAAGGCGTCGCGGCACGCGGCGCGGAAGCAGCGCATCAGCGCGGCCGTCGCCGCGCTGATCTCGCCGGGCGAGGCGGTCGGCCTCACCGGGGGCACGACGACCACCGAGGTGGCCCGCGCCCTGGCCGCCCGGCCCGATCTGGCCTCGGGCAGCCCGGCCCTGACCATCGTCACCAACGCCCTCAACATCGCCAACGAACTGGCGATCCGGCCGCAGTTCAAGATCGTGGTCACCGGCGGGGTGGCCCGTCCGCAGTCGTTCGAGCTGATCGGCCCGCTCGCCGACGGGGTGCTCGGCCAGATCGCCCTGGACGTCGCGGTGCTCGGGGTGAACGCCTTCGACGCGGTGCACGGTGCCGCGGCGCACGACGAGGACGAGGCCGCGATCAACCGGCTGCTGTGCGAGCGGGCCCGGCGGGTGGTCGTCGCGGCCGACTCCACCAAGCTGGGCGCGCGGGCCTTCGCCCGTATCTGCGCGACGGAGCGGGTGGACACCCTGGTCACCGACTCCGCCGCCGCGGACCGTACGGCGGCCGCGTTCACGGAGGCCGGGGTGAGGGTCGTCCGAGCGTGA
- a CDS encoding DUF952 domain-containing protein, with product MIMHVVPLDDWLAIPERPYAPASLSAEGFVHCSPDEATTLAVVSAFYRDVPGPLMALLIDETRLLAPVRLEPAAPVPPPGVASGTLFPHVYGPIDRSAVEGMLEVQRDGTGRAVGFAPWA from the coding sequence ATGATCATGCATGTGGTTCCGCTCGACGACTGGCTCGCCATCCCGGAGCGGCCGTACGCGCCCGCTTCGCTCTCCGCCGAGGGCTTCGTCCACTGCTCGCCCGACGAGGCGACCACGCTCGCGGTCGTCAGCGCCTTCTACCGCGATGTACCGGGCCCGCTGATGGCCCTGCTCATCGACGAGACCCGGCTGCTCGCGCCGGTCCGGCTGGAGCCCGCGGCACCGGTCCCGCCGCCCGGAGTCGCGTCCGGCACCCTGTTCCCGCACGTCTACGGGCCGATCGACCGCTCGGCGGTCGAGGGCATGCTGGAGGTCCAGCGCGACGGGACGGGCCGGGCGGTGGGCTTCGCCCCCTGGGCCTGA
- a CDS encoding MASE1 domain-containing protein has protein sequence MARNQLLRRPGAAVLLTLGIAAAYFAAGLIGFTQQLAVEGAVVTPLWPSTGIALACLLWFGLRAWPGVVLGALLVILNVSSSARSIGILVGNSVAPLCAYLMLRRVGFRTELDRLRDGLALVFLGALAGMLISATVGSGLLLLSRDIHADAFWPIWSAWWVGDAMGVLVVTPLLLVCRTARWPGGASPGRWAEAACLLVTVVVVAYAVTRSLVPLLFLVFPLLMWAALRFQLSGAAPCALIVSVMAISAATEELGPFEGHGTLGVMSVLQALNGSVALTGLLLSAIVTEQITVRRKIELACAELAELVDRLVPGGDTAHRRPPPPEDL, from the coding sequence GTGGCCCGCAACCAGCTCCTCCGCCGCCCCGGCGCGGCCGTCCTCCTGACGCTCGGCATCGCCGCCGCCTACTTCGCGGCGGGGCTCATCGGGTTCACGCAGCAGCTGGCCGTGGAAGGGGCGGTCGTCACACCGCTCTGGCCGTCCACCGGGATCGCCCTGGCCTGCCTGCTCTGGTTCGGTCTGCGGGCCTGGCCGGGCGTGGTGCTCGGCGCGCTGCTCGTCATCCTGAACGTCAGCTCGTCCGCCCGCTCCATCGGCATCCTCGTGGGCAACAGCGTCGCTCCGCTCTGCGCGTACCTGATGCTGCGGCGGGTCGGATTCCGCACCGAGCTGGACCGGCTGCGGGACGGGCTGGCACTGGTGTTCCTGGGCGCCCTGGCCGGCATGCTGATCAGCGCCACAGTGGGGTCCGGCCTGCTGCTGCTGTCCCGCGACATCCATGCCGATGCGTTCTGGCCGATCTGGTCGGCCTGGTGGGTCGGCGACGCGATGGGCGTACTGGTGGTGACCCCCCTGCTGCTCGTCTGCCGGACGGCCCGGTGGCCCGGTGGCGCATCCCCGGGGCGCTGGGCCGAGGCCGCTTGCCTGCTGGTGACGGTGGTGGTCGTGGCGTACGCCGTCACCCGCTCGCTCGTCCCGCTGCTCTTCCTCGTCTTCCCGCTGCTGATGTGGGCCGCGCTGCGGTTCCAGCTGTCCGGGGCGGCCCCCTGCGCGCTGATCGTGTCCGTCATGGCGATCTCGGCCGCGACCGAGGAGCTGGGGCCCTTCGAAGGCCATGGGACGCTCGGCGTGATGAGCGTCCTCCAGGCCCTCAACGGCTCGGTGGCACTGACCGGTCTGCTGCTCTCCGCCATCGTCACCGAGCAGATCACGGTCCGCCGCAAGATCGAGCTGGCCTGCGCCGAACTCGCCGAACTGGTGGACCGGCTGGTGCCGGGCGGCGACACCGCCCACCGCAGGCCGCCTCCCCCGGAGGACCTCTGA
- a CDS encoding PP2C family protein-serine/threonine phosphatase, whose protein sequence is MTRRRPPRSASADDLLTTLGLLTAKARQGAERQRARVDLAEALQREMLPESLPSAPGLQTAARYTPARDGLDVGGDWYDGFVMADGSLGFSIGDVQGHDVEAAAFMGQVRIGLRAVALAATDPGEVLALANDLLVSVARDLFATCSFLRFDPVEWVVESARAGHVPGVRATADGRCETVQDPGGLPLGVEPGEVYPVTRRRLTEAGAFVLLTDGVVEGPSVPIETGLARVVRVVAAGAAAAATAEQLAAEVMEAAEFTGHTDDAAVLVLSHEAAAGAPRPPSPPG, encoded by the coding sequence ATGACGCGCCGTCGTCCTCCGCGCTCGGCGAGCGCCGACGACCTCCTGACGACGCTCGGACTCCTCACGGCGAAGGCACGGCAGGGCGCGGAACGCCAGCGCGCCAGGGTGGATCTCGCGGAAGCCCTCCAGCGGGAGATGCTGCCCGAGAGCCTGCCCTCCGCCCCGGGGCTCCAGACCGCCGCGCGCTACACGCCCGCCCGTGACGGGCTCGACGTGGGCGGCGACTGGTACGACGGCTTCGTGATGGCCGACGGATCGCTGGGGTTCTCGATAGGGGACGTCCAGGGCCACGACGTCGAGGCCGCTGCGTTCATGGGGCAGGTCCGGATCGGGCTGCGGGCCGTGGCGCTGGCCGCCACCGATCCGGGGGAGGTCCTCGCGCTGGCCAACGACCTGCTGGTGTCCGTGGCCCGCGACCTGTTCGCCACCTGCAGCTTCCTCCGCTTCGACCCCGTGGAGTGGGTGGTGGAGAGCGCCCGCGCAGGCCATGTCCCCGGGGTCCGGGCCACGGCGGACGGCCGCTGCGAGACCGTGCAGGACCCCGGTGGCCTCCCGCTCGGCGTCGAACCGGGGGAGGTGTACCCGGTGACCAGGCGCAGGCTCACCGAGGCCGGGGCGTTCGTCCTGCTCACGGACGGGGTGGTCGAGGGGCCCTCCGTACCGATCGAGACCGGACTCGCCAGGGTCGTCAGGGTCGTGGCGGCCGGCGCGGCCGCCGCGGCGACCGCCGAGCAACTGGCCGCCGAGGTGATGGAGGCGGCCGAGTTCACCGGCCACACCGACGACGCCGCGGTGCTCGTCCTCAGCCATGAGGCCGCGGCGGGCGCACCGCGGCCGCCCTCGCCGCCCGGCTGA
- a CDS encoding nuclear transport factor 2 family protein, whose product METTDRFRAAVEQRDLSALDELFTEDVRFYSPVKFTPFEGRPMVLGLFGVLLRTFEDFRYVGRFGGTAQTSADGGEAPSEILLFRAAVGGREVHGIDLLHYDETGRVKEFTVMVRPQSALQTLSEAVFAGLVADGLVPGPA is encoded by the coding sequence ATGGAGACCACCGACCGCTTCCGCGCCGCCGTGGAACAGCGCGACCTGTCCGCGCTGGACGAGCTGTTCACCGAGGACGTCCGCTTCTACAGCCCCGTGAAGTTCACCCCCTTCGAAGGGAGGCCGATGGTCCTGGGGCTGTTCGGCGTGCTGCTGCGGACCTTCGAGGACTTCCGCTACGTCGGGAGGTTCGGCGGCACGGCCCAGACCAGCGCGGACGGCGGCGAGGCGCCCTCGGAGATCCTGCTGTTCCGGGCGGCGGTCGGCGGCAGGGAGGTCCATGGAATCGACCTGCTGCACTACGACGAGACCGGCCGCGTCAAGGAGTTCACGGTGATGGTCCGCCCGCAGTCGGCTCTTCAGACCCTGAGCGAGGCCGTCTTCGCGGGCCTCGTCGCCGACGGACTGGTACCCGGCCCCGCCTGA
- a CDS encoding YhjD/YihY/BrkB family envelope integrity protein: MPFRFGEPDDGRTGRLFARLHRRVRTSVVGLVWDRGRETELLHRAMGFAALCFLTLVPLLVVVAAADPASGKGFARWLIQGLGVSKVSQEEVQELFGLPGEALQRTTALGLAALAAFGVTFGSAVQTGYERVWDLPTARWHTMWRHVVWLAVLVGVLLLFVRTPTPPRAPVVVQALIPAADLVGAFLFFWWSQHLLLCGRLRWRALAPGAAFTAFGLLGLRVFSQFVFSPLIAANAVTYGPIGTVLVLQSWLVGVGFVVYGGALVGRLYHERRVRRGLAAEAFIPPGAR, encoded by the coding sequence ATGCCCTTCAGATTCGGTGAGCCGGACGACGGCCGGACCGGCCGCTTGTTCGCACGGTTGCACCGGCGGGTGCGGACCTCCGTCGTCGGGCTCGTCTGGGACCGCGGGCGCGAGACGGAGCTGCTGCACCGCGCCATGGGCTTCGCCGCGCTCTGCTTCCTCACCCTGGTGCCGCTGCTGGTGGTCGTCGCCGCGGCCGACCCGGCGAGCGGGAAGGGCTTCGCCAGGTGGCTGATCCAGGGCCTCGGGGTGTCGAAGGTCTCGCAGGAGGAGGTCCAGGAGCTCTTCGGCCTGCCGGGGGAGGCCCTTCAGCGGACCACGGCGCTCGGCCTCGCCGCGCTCGCGGCCTTCGGGGTGACGTTCGGCTCCGCGGTGCAGACCGGCTACGAGCGGGTGTGGGACCTGCCGACCGCGCGCTGGCACACCATGTGGCGGCATGTCGTCTGGCTGGCGGTACTGGTCGGGGTGCTGCTGCTGTTCGTCAGAACGCCCACCCCGCCCCGCGCGCCCGTCGTGGTGCAGGCGCTGATCCCCGCCGCCGATCTGGTCGGCGCCTTCCTGTTCTTCTGGTGGTCGCAGCATCTGCTGCTCTGCGGCCGGCTGCGCTGGCGGGCGCTGGCCCCGGGGGCCGCCTTCACCGCCTTCGGGCTGCTCGGTCTGCGGGTGTTCTCGCAGTTCGTCTTCTCGCCCCTGATCGCCGCCAACGCGGTGACGTACGGGCCGATCGGTACGGTGCTGGTGCTGCAGTCCTGGCTGGTCGGCGTGGGGTTCGTGGTGTACGGAGGGGCACTCGTGGGACGCCTGTACCACGAGCGCCGGGTACGGCGCGGGCTGGCGGCCGAGGCCTTCATCCCGCCGGGTGCCCGCTGA